One genomic region from Rattus norvegicus strain BN/NHsdMcwi chromosome 10, GRCr8, whole genome shotgun sequence encodes:
- the Eef2kmt gene encoding protein-lysine N-methyltransferase EEF2KMT, translated as MAPEDHEGATSLLQSFERRFLAARALPSFPWQSLEEKLREPSGSELLLAILQKTVKHPVCVQHGPSLKYSRCFLSKLIKKHEAVPMEPLDALYEALAEVLMARESTQCHRSYLLPSGDSVTLSESTAIVSHGTTGLVTWDAALYLAEWAIENPAAFTDRTILELGSGAGLTGLAICKACYPRAYVFSDCHAQVLEQLRRNVLLNGFSLELHTPIDSGSPKVTVAQLDWDEVTSSQLSAFQADTVIAADVLYCGEVTLSLVRVLRMLTDCQRKKAPDVYVAYTIRSQDTGKLFITELDRAGIHWEEVAPHTGKLFPYEEHSAIVILKLTLTGRHGV; from the exons ATGGCGCCTGAGGACCACGAGGGGGCCACGTCTCTGCTGCAGAGTTTCGAGCGCCGCTTCCTGGCGGCTCGCGCGCTGCCCTCTTTTCCCTGGCAG AgcctagaagaaaaactaagggaGCCCTCAGGTTCTGAGCTGTTGCTGGCTATTTTGCAGAAG ACTGTGAAGCACCCTGTGTGTGTCCAGCATGGGCCCTCTCTGAAGTATTCCCGCTGCTTTCTCTCGAAGCTCATCAAAAAG CATGAGGCCGTACCCATGGAGCCTTTGGATGCACTGTATGAGGCGCTGGCAGAAGTTCTGATGGCCAGAGAGTCCACCCAGTGCCACCGGAGCTATTTGCTG CCTTCAGGAGACTCAGTCACACTCTCTGAGAGCACAGCCATCGTGTCCCATGGCACCACAGGCTTGGTTACATGGGACGCTGCTCTCTACCTGGCAGAATGGGCCATCGAGAACCCAGCAGCCTTCACTGACAG GACTATCCTGGAGCTAGGCAGCGGAGCTGGCCTCACAGGCCTGGCCATTTGCAAAGCATGCTACCCCAGAGCATACGTCTTCAGCGACTGTCATGCCCAAGTGCTTGAGCAGCTCCGTAGAAACGTTCTCCTCAACGGCTTCTCCTTAGAGCTGCACACTCCCATTGACTCAGGCAGCCCGAAGGTGACAGTGGCCCAGCTGGACTGGGACGAGGTGACATCCTCTCAGCTCTCTGCCTTCCAGGCAGACACTGTCATTGCAGCAG ATGTACTGTACTGCGGGGAAGTGACACTGTCACTGGTCAGGGTCCTGAGGATGCTCACTGACTGCCAGAGGAAGAAGGCTCCTGACGTCTATGTGGCCTATACGATCCGCAGCCAGGACACGGGCAAGCTGTTCATCACAGAGCTGG ACCGCGCTGGGATACACTGGGAAGAGGTGGCCCCTCACACTGGCAAACTGTTCCCTTATGAAGAGCATTCGGCCATCGTAATCCTGAAGCTCACGCTGACCGGTCGCCATGGTGTTTGA
- the Eef2kmt gene encoding protein-lysine N-methyltransferase EEF2KMT isoform X2: MAPEDHEGATSLLQSFERRFLAARALPSFPWQSLEEKLREPSGSELLLAILQKTVKHPVCVQHGPSLKYSRCFLSKLIKKHEAVPMEPLDALYEALAEVLMARESTQCHRSYLLPSGDSVTLSESTAIVSHGTTGLVTWDAALYLAEWAIENPAAFTDRPRWDTLGRGGPSHWQTVPL, encoded by the exons ATGGCGCCTGAGGACCACGAGGGGGCCACGTCTCTGCTGCAGAGTTTCGAGCGCCGCTTCCTGGCGGCTCGCGCGCTGCCCTCTTTTCCCTGGCAG AgcctagaagaaaaactaagggaGCCCTCAGGTTCTGAGCTGTTGCTGGCTATTTTGCAGAAG ACTGTGAAGCACCCTGTGTGTGTCCAGCATGGGCCCTCTCTGAAGTATTCCCGCTGCTTTCTCTCGAAGCTCATCAAAAAG CATGAGGCCGTACCCATGGAGCCTTTGGATGCACTGTATGAGGCGCTGGCAGAAGTTCTGATGGCCAGAGAGTCCACCCAGTGCCACCGGAGCTATTTGCTG CCTTCAGGAGACTCAGTCACACTCTCTGAGAGCACAGCCATCGTGTCCCATGGCACCACAGGCTTGGTTACATGGGACGCTGCTCTCTACCTGGCAGAATGGGCCATCGAGAACCCAGCAGCCTTCACTGACAG ACCGCGCTGGGATACACTGGGAAGAGGTGGCCCCTCACACTGGCAAACTGTTCCCTTATGA
- the Eef2kmt gene encoding protein-lysine N-methyltransferase EEF2KMT isoform X1, with the protein MAPEDHEGATSLLQSFERRFLAARALPSFPWQSLEEKLREPSGSELLLAILQKTVKHPVCVQHGPSLKYSRCFLSKLIKKPSGDSVTLSESTAIVSHGTTGLVTWDAALYLAEWAIENPAAFTDRTILELGSGAGLTGLAICKACYPRAYVFSDCHAQVLEQLRRNVLLNGFSLELHTPIDSGSPKVTVAQLDWDEVTSSQLSAFQADTVIAADVLYCGEVTLSLVRVLRMLTDCQRKKAPDVYVAYTIRSQDTGKLFITELDRAGIHWEEVAPHTGKLFPYEEHSAIVILKLTLTGRHGV; encoded by the exons ATGGCGCCTGAGGACCACGAGGGGGCCACGTCTCTGCTGCAGAGTTTCGAGCGCCGCTTCCTGGCGGCTCGCGCGCTGCCCTCTTTTCCCTGGCAG AgcctagaagaaaaactaagggaGCCCTCAGGTTCTGAGCTGTTGCTGGCTATTTTGCAGAAG ACTGTGAAGCACCCTGTGTGTGTCCAGCATGGGCCCTCTCTGAAGTATTCCCGCTGCTTTCTCTCGAAGCTCATCAAAAAG CCTTCAGGAGACTCAGTCACACTCTCTGAGAGCACAGCCATCGTGTCCCATGGCACCACAGGCTTGGTTACATGGGACGCTGCTCTCTACCTGGCAGAATGGGCCATCGAGAACCCAGCAGCCTTCACTGACAG GACTATCCTGGAGCTAGGCAGCGGAGCTGGCCTCACAGGCCTGGCCATTTGCAAAGCATGCTACCCCAGAGCATACGTCTTCAGCGACTGTCATGCCCAAGTGCTTGAGCAGCTCCGTAGAAACGTTCTCCTCAACGGCTTCTCCTTAGAGCTGCACACTCCCATTGACTCAGGCAGCCCGAAGGTGACAGTGGCCCAGCTGGACTGGGACGAGGTGACATCCTCTCAGCTCTCTGCCTTCCAGGCAGACACTGTCATTGCAGCAG ATGTACTGTACTGCGGGGAAGTGACACTGTCACTGGTCAGGGTCCTGAGGATGCTCACTGACTGCCAGAGGAAGAAGGCTCCTGACGTCTATGTGGCCTATACGATCCGCAGCCAGGACACGGGCAAGCTGTTCATCACAGAGCTGG ACCGCGCTGGGATACACTGGGAAGAGGTGGCCCCTCACACTGGCAAACTGTTCCCTTATGAAGAGCATTCGGCCATCGTAATCCTGAAGCTCACGCTGACCGGTCGCCATGGTGTTTGA